One Qiania dongpingensis genomic window carries:
- the rpsL gene encoding 30S ribosomal protein S12 — protein sequence MPTFNQLVRKGRQTSAKKATAPALLKGYNSLKKRATDEAAPQKRGVCTAVKTATPKKPNSALRKIARVRLSNGIEVTSYIPGEGHNLQEHSVVLIRGGRVKDLPGTRYHIVRGTLDTAGVANRRQARSKYGAKRPKK from the coding sequence ATGCCCACATTCAACCAGTTAGTAAGAAAGGGTAGACAGACATCCGCAAAGAAGGCAACCGCTCCCGCATTGTTAAAGGGATATAACTCTTTAAAGAAGAGAGCGACTGATGAGGCGGCTCCTCAGAAAAGAGGCGTCTGCACAGCAGTTAAGACGGCTACCCCCAAGAAGCCTAACTCAGCACTGAGAAAGATCGCCAGAGTACGTCTTTCCAATGGTATCGAAGTTACAAGCTATATCCCCGGAGAAGGCCACAACCTTCAGGAGCATAGCGTTGTGCTTATCAGAGGCGGCAGGGTAAAGGATTTACCCGGTACCAGATACCATATCGTAAGAGGAACACTTGATACGGCAGGCGTTGCAAACAGACGTCAGGCCCGTTCCAAATACGGCGCGAAGAGACCGAAAAAGTAA
- a CDS encoding pseudouridine synthase, translated as MKIMRLDKFLSDSGLGTRSQVKLLIKKGLISINGEAARKPEQKIDAEFDRIFCQGKPVSYTGSFYYYMLNKPAGYVSATDDNTAPTVLSLLKDAPGKDLFPVGRLDKDTTGLLLITNDGPLAHRLLSPKNHVDKTYFVRVSGIVASEELQLLETGLDIGEQSLTLPAKARLISVLPPQGSEGPVSEVELTIHEGKFHQVKRMFQAIGMPVLYLKRISMGTLELDASLTEGSYRPLTSEETAALKKE; from the coding sequence ATGAAGATCATGCGTCTCGACAAATTTCTGTCCGATTCTGGCCTTGGCACCCGAAGCCAGGTAAAACTGCTTATTAAAAAAGGGCTTATTTCCATAAACGGTGAAGCCGCAAGAAAGCCGGAACAGAAGATCGATGCAGAATTTGACAGGATTTTCTGCCAGGGCAAGCCTGTATCATATACGGGTTCCTTCTATTATTATATGTTAAACAAACCGGCAGGCTATGTCTCTGCCACCGATGACAATACCGCGCCTACCGTCCTCTCACTCCTAAAAGACGCTCCAGGAAAAGACCTCTTTCCCGTCGGCCGTTTGGATAAGGATACGACAGGCCTTCTGCTGATCACCAACGACGGTCCTCTGGCCCACCGCCTCCTGTCCCCCAAAAATCATGTGGACAAAACATATTTTGTCCGGGTATCTGGTATCGTCGCCTCAGAGGAGCTTCAGCTTTTGGAGACCGGACTGGATATCGGAGAACAATCTCTCACGCTCCCGGCTAAAGCCCGTCTTATCTCTGTTCTTCCCCCTCAGGGATCGGAGGGTCCTGTCTCGGAGGTGGAACTGACCATCCATGAAGGAAAATTTCATCAGGTAAAACGCATGTTCCAGGCCATCGGTATGCCTGTGCTGTACTTAAAACGTATTTCCATGGGCACCCTTGAGCTGGATGCTTCTCTGACCGAGGGAAGCTACCGCCCTCTCACGTCGGAAGAAACAGCGGCATTAAAAAAGGAGTGA
- a CDS encoding DUF1934 domain-containing protein — MQREVLIFLVSDQTGGAVEQDRIEVITAGQYFYKNGKHYVIYDEISEESGQTVKNIIKIYDGGTEIIKSGDSSVHMVFEEHKKDFSYYDMPYGKMFVSLETNRLDIREEEDRISVRIDYRLEIDYQHMADCLVEIRIESKENCKMNLGR; from the coding sequence ATGCAGAGAGAGGTATTGATATTTCTGGTAAGCGATCAGACCGGAGGCGCTGTGGAACAGGACCGGATCGAGGTGATCACTGCCGGCCAGTATTTTTATAAGAATGGCAAGCATTACGTCATCTACGATGAGATTTCAGAGGAGAGCGGCCAGACTGTAAAAAATATCATCAAGATCTACGACGGAGGAACGGAGATAATCAAAAGCGGTGATTCCAGCGTTCATATGGTTTTTGAGGAACACAAGAAGGATTTTTCCTATTACGATATGCCATATGGGAAGATGTTTGTGAGTCTGGAAACAAACCGGTTGGATATCCGGGAAGAAGAGGACCGCATTTCCGTGAGGATCGACTACCGGCTGGAGATCGATTATCAGCACATGGCGGACTGCCTGGTGGAAATCCGGATAGAATCCAAAGAGAACTGCAAAATGAATTTAGGCCGATAA
- the murI gene encoding glutamate racemase — translation MGINAPIGVFDSGVGGLTVAREIMRQIPDERMVYFGDTARLPYGTKSKETVIRYSKQIIRFLKTKQVKAIVVACNTATAQALEEIKNGLDIPVIGVIDAAARVASEVSRNGRIGVIGTTGTIESGMYEKALKEYNPQVQVYGKACPLLVSLVEEGWLHDSVTEEVVGRYMKDLEYKSIDTLILGCTHYPLLRSIFRKVAGEGVTLVNPAYETAMELSSLLDSERLRCGQDVEQAGRKYEFYVSDAAEKFCDFANSILPYDIEKVQQLNVECYEAD, via the coding sequence ATGGGTATCAACGCACCCATCGGAGTGTTTGATTCCGGCGTGGGCGGGCTCACGGTGGCCAGAGAGATCATGCGCCAGATTCCGGATGAGCGCATGGTCTACTTTGGCGATACGGCCCGCCTTCCCTATGGGACAAAATCCAAAGAGACCGTAATACGGTATTCCAAACAGATCATCCGGTTTTTGAAGACAAAACAGGTGAAAGCTATCGTGGTGGCGTGTAATACGGCCACGGCTCAGGCGCTGGAGGAAATAAAGAATGGCCTGGATATTCCGGTGATCGGAGTGATAGACGCAGCGGCGCGGGTAGCCAGCGAAGTCAGCCGGAATGGGAGGATCGGGGTGATCGGCACCACAGGTACCATTGAGAGCGGTATGTATGAGAAAGCGCTGAAAGAATACAACCCGCAGGTGCAGGTTTATGGAAAGGCCTGCCCACTGCTCGTTTCATTGGTAGAAGAGGGGTGGCTGCACGATTCCGTGACCGAGGAAGTGGTCGGCCGTTATATGAAGGATCTGGAATATAAATCCATTGATACGCTGATCCTGGGATGTACCCACTATCCTCTTCTGCGCTCCATTTTCCGGAAAGTGGCTGGAGAGGGTGTCACGCTGGTGAACCCGGCGTATGAGACGGCCATGGAGCTCAGCAGCCTGCTGGACAGCGAGAGGCTCCGATGTGGTCAGGATGTGGAGCAGGCCGGCAGAAAATATGAATTTTATGTCAGCGACGCGGCGGAAAAGTTCTGTGATTTTGCCAATTCCATCCTGCCCTATGATATTGAAAAGGTACAGCAGCTGAATGTGGAATGCTATGAAGCTGACTGA